The Gemmatimonadota bacterium DH-78 region GGCGCGGCTGAAGTGCTCGGTGCGCGGCAGCACCCCCGAGGGCTCCCCGTCGAAGTCGACGGTCGTCTCGCACTGCACCTCGCCCATAAGCCGGTTGGCGAAGCCCGCCAGCAGATAGGCCCGCGCCACATCGGGGCTGCGCTCGTACAGGTCGGGCTCCAGCACGTTCGCGATGCGCTTGAGCCCGGCTTCGGCCACGTACCGCGCCTGCTGCATCGTGCCGTACGAGCCGTCCCAGTCCGCGGGCTCCTGAAGCAGGATGCCCCGCGGATAGGTGCCGAAATCGTAGCTGCCGCCGTGCCACAGCTCTCCCGAGGCCAGCGAGAGTTCCTGCAGCACGCCGCCGTACGCCTGCGTGAGGTCGTACGACATGCCGGCCACGAGCCCCGGCACCGCGTCGGCGTTGTTCAGGTCGTCGTCGGCGATTCTCCCCGGCGACTCCACATCCAGCGACAGCACCTCCGAGCATCCCGCCAACGGCAGGAGCAGAGCCACCGTCCACACGCTCTTCCGGTTCATGATCTTCATCGTCGTCATCCCCTCAGAAGGTCACGCGGAGAGAGAGCAGGAACGACCGCGGCGCCGGGATGTTGTAGTACTCCCGCCGCCCGTAGTCGGTGAGGCCGTCGTAGATGCCGCCCTCGGACCGGTCGTAGAAGTCCTCCACCTCCGGGTCCGCACCCGAGTAGTCCGTCCAGGTCAGGAGGTTGGTGCCCGCGAAGGTCACGCTGGCGCGCGACGCGAAGCTCGCCACCAGATCCGACGGCAGCTGATAGGTCACGGCCAGGCTGCGCCACTTCCAGAAATCGGCGCTCTCGATCCAGAAGGCCGAGTTGTATCCGCCGAAGGCGTTGGTCGCACACTTCCCGCGCTCGAGCGCGGTGACATCGTCGAGCGCACCGGGATCGCCGGCCGCCGCCGCGAAGATCTTGTCCTGGATCTCGTAGCAGGGGTACCATGCGCCGCGGCGTCCGTTCTGGTAGCCCGTGTAGTTGGGCAGGTAGTGGCCGCCCTGATGCTCGAAGAGCACGTCCACCGTGAGGCTCTGACCGAGCGAGAGGGTGCTGTTGAGCCCGATCACCCGCGTCGGGTTCACCGCCCCGTACAGCTGGTCGCTCTCGACGTCCGGATCTTCGAAAGCGTCGGGGTTCATGATCTTGTTGCCGTAGTACGAGGGTACCGGATCGCCCTCTCGGATCCCCGCCAGGTTGTCCACCGACAGCTCCTGACCGGCGAGGTCGACGGCTTCATTGGTGTTGAAGCCGAAGTTGCCCTGCACGCGCCACTCGAAGCTCTCGGTCTGCAGCAGCGAGGCGGTGAGCTGAAACTCCGTGCCGGAGCCCTTGATCTCACCCACGTTCTCCGTCCGGCTCGCCAGGAAGCCCAGCGAGGGCGGGTACGCCACGGGCACGAGCGCATCGCTCGTGCGGGTGTTGTAGTAGGTGGCCTCGATCCCGAAGCGACCGCGCAGGAAGGAAGCGTCGAACCCGACCTCGAACTCGCGGGTGCGCTCCGGACCGACTTCGTTGTTGCCGATGTCGTTCGGAGTGAAGCCGGCCGATCCCTCGTCGCCGGTCACCGGCGACCAGGTGCGCAGCTTGTCGAAGGCGCCCGGCGCCTTGCCCGACTCACCGATCGCCGCGCGCAGCTTGAAGGTGTCGAACCAGTCGCTCGGCCAGAACTCGTGATCCGAGACGATGTACGACGTCGACACCTTCGGGTAGAACTGCAGGCCGAAGTCGTCACCGAAGGCCGAGTTGCCGTCCACCCGGAGGCCTCCGGTCACGAAGAACTGGTCGTTGAAGCCCAGCACTTCCTGCAGGAAGAACCCGGCGGTGGTGGTCGCCACCTGCGAGTCCGACACGCCGGTCGAGCCGCCGCCCGAGGTGAGCGTCGGCTTGCCCGGGCCCGCGAAATCCTGCGTGCTCACGAACTTGTAGCGCGCACGGTCGCGGAAGATCTGGCCGCCCCACGAAAAGGTGGAGACGACACTCTCTCCGAAGCCGTTGCGCAGCGATCCCGCGTAGTCCAGCGACAGCTTCTCGCGGGCCTGGCCCGACGAGCTGTAGTAGCCGCCGGGGTTTCGCAGGTGCCCGAAGGGCTCCCACTCCTCGGAGGTGACCGAGAGGTAGTCCCAGCCCACGGCGAAGCGGTTCGAGAAGCCGTCGATGGGCTCGTACTGCAGCACGAGGCCGGTCGTGTAGCGATCCGACACGGCCGTGTTCTCGGAGTCGAAGAGGTAGCCGTTCGACACGCACAGCACGTCGACCCCCACGCAGTCCTCACCCTTGCCGCCCTTGAAATTGCCGTTCGTGCCCCGGCCCACGTTCAGCAGGAACCCGTTCGCGTTGTTGCCGTCCTCCACGAAGCGCGAGTTGCGGCGGGTATAGGCGGTGTTCAGCGCGATCGACAGGTCGTCGATCGGACGGAAGTCCATGTTCGCCCGGAAACCACCGTCCTTGGAGTTCTGCGTCGGAAGCGTGCCGTCGGCGTCGGAGTAGTTGCTCGACACGAAGTACGACACCGTCTCGCTTCCCCCGCGCACCGACAGGCTCACCGAGTTCGACATCCCGTCCTCGAACCACCGGCCCGACGAGGGGCAGGTGGGATCCTCGAAAAAGACCCGCTCGCCACGCGAACTGCTGCTCTGAGAGAGCCCGAACAACAGATCGGGGTCGCCGCACCTGGTGAAGATGTCGGTCGGGTCCGCATCGGAGCCGACCTTGCCCATGCGGGCGAGCCCCACCCCGAGCTCGGCGTTCCAGATCGGCGAGCCGGCCACGCCGCGCTTCGTGAAGATCTGGATCACGCCACCGGCGGCCTCGGTGCCGTAGAGCGTCGTCGCCGACGCGCCCTTGATCACCTCCACCCGCTCGATGTCTTCGGCGTTGATGTCCTGCAGTGCGGTCACCGCCGCCCGCGACGCCGTGCCCAGCGACACCGGCTGGTTGTACACCCGCACGCCGTCGATGTACACCAGCGGCTCCGGCGCCTGAGACGCCGTGTTCTGGCCCCGGATCCGGATCGTGCCGCCCGTGCCCGGCTGCCCCCCCGGAGGCACCACCGTCACCCCCGGAATCCGGCCCCCGATGATGTTCTCCGGGTTCGTCACCGGAAGGTTCTCGATGTCGCGCGAGGTGACCGCGTCCAGCGCGTTGCCCACCTCGCGCGCCCGGACCTCGGCCGCCGTACCCGTCACCACGATCTCCTCCAGAGCCACCGCCGTCTGCTCCAGACTGAAGTTCGTGGTCGTCGTCCCGCCCGCCGTCACCGTCACGGTCTCTTCGAGCGAGGTGTAGCCGATGATGTCGACGCGCACCGTGTGCGTGCCGGCGGGAACGTTCAGGATCACGTAGCGACCCTGTTCGTTGGTGAGCGCACCGAGACGCAGCCCCGACACGAACACCTGGGCTCCGGTGAGCGGCTGCATCGTCGCCGCCGCCGTCACCTGACCGGTCACCTGACCGGTTTCCTGCGCGGTGAGAGAGGGTGCCGCGATCACCGCGAACGCGAGTCCCAGGACCCAGGCCCTGGGGCGGATCATACTCGAAAGCATGATTCGACCTCCTTCCCTGAAACGAAACAGTGCCGTCGACCGATCGGTCGACGACTGATCGATCCCCGCACCCCGAGAGGGGGTCCGGGGGAATGCCGTGCGCGAACGTAGGCTCCGGTCTGGGCGGCCTCCGGGTTCGAGGGAACGGCGGGAGATGTCGGATGGGTGGTCTTCGGCAGAATGCCCGACGGGCACCGGGAGGTCAAGCGCAGGCTACCCGCGCCCGGGGTGTCGAGGGGGTCAGGACTCGATCCGGCGCACCTCGGCCGACGGTGCCTCGCGCACGAGTTCGATGGTGCGGGGCAGCCCCGGCCCCCCGGCACCGATCGGGTTCTCGTACGGCCGAACCGGAAAGGGCTCGCCCTCGAGGGGGCCCTCGACGAGGTCGGCGGCCGGTTCGATCGAGATCACGTGGTGCCAGAGCGCGCGACCGTCGCCGTCCACCGCATCCACTTCCAGCGGCAGATCGAATCCGCCGGGAAGCTCGATGCCGAGCTGCGCGGCGATCTCGTCGGAGGTCCACTCCTCGCCGGGCACGTCCTCCACCCCCGCATTGCGGAAATCCTCGGCCCCGGCGAAGGGGCCCGTTCCGGTGTCGTCGCGCGAGGTGAGGAGACCGGTCTCGTCGGGGCGGAACTTGCCGTAGGAGATCCACACCTGCGGCGGCCCCTGCCACACCAGCCATCCCTCGTAGGTCCATCCGGCAGCCAGCGGCGACACCTTCACCTCGCGGGTGCCGTGGACGTTGCGGGAGGGGGTGAGGGTGAAGAGCCACAGCCCCGCATTCTCGGCCGACGGGTACCCCTCCGAGTTGTTGCTCGTGGTGAAGAGAGAATGGGCACCGGGATCCGGCTCGAGCGGGCGGCGCAGCGTGGCCACGCCTTCGAATCCGAGGGCCGCGATCGGCCCGTCGAACCGTCCGGCCAGCAGCCGGGTCGGCGACGCCGCACTCGAGGGGTCGACCGCGGGCTCGACCGACACGAACACCCCCCGCGCGTTGGCGAGCGGCATCGCGAAGGTGACCGCGGGCACCGGCTCGTTGGCCGAACCCGACG contains the following coding sequences:
- a CDS encoding SusC/RagA family TonB-linked outer membrane protein produces the protein MIRPRAWVLGLAFAVIAAPSLTAQETGQVTGQVTAAATMQPLTGAQVFVSGLRLGALTNEQGRYVILNVPAGTHTVRVDIIGYTSLEETVTVTAGGTTTTNFSLEQTAVALEEIVVTGTAAEVRAREVGNALDAVTSRDIENLPVTNPENIIGGRIPGVTVVPPGGQPGTGGTIRIRGQNTASQAPEPLVYIDGVRVYNQPVSLGTASRAAVTALQDINAEDIERVEVIKGASATTLYGTEAAGGVIQIFTKRGVAGSPIWNAELGVGLARMGKVGSDADPTDIFTRCGDPDLLFGLSQSSSSRGERVFFEDPTCPSSGRWFEDGMSNSVSLSVRGGSETVSYFVSSNYSDADGTLPTQNSKDGGFRANMDFRPIDDLSIALNTAYTRRNSRFVEDGNNANGFLLNVGRGTNGNFKGGKGEDCVGVDVLCVSNGYLFDSENTAVSDRYTTGLVLQYEPIDGFSNRFAVGWDYLSVTSEEWEPFGHLRNPGGYYSSSGQAREKLSLDYAGSLRNGFGESVVSTFSWGGQIFRDRARYKFVSTQDFAGPGKPTLTSGGGSTGVSDSQVATTTAGFFLQEVLGFNDQFFVTGGLRVDGNSAFGDDFGLQFYPKVSTSYIVSDHEFWPSDWFDTFKLRAAIGESGKAPGAFDKLRTWSPVTGDEGSAGFTPNDIGNNEVGPERTREFEVGFDASFLRGRFGIEATYYNTRTSDALVPVAYPPSLGFLASRTENVGEIKGSGTEFQLTASLLQTESFEWRVQGNFGFNTNEAVDLAGQELSVDNLAGIREGDPVPSYYGNKIMNPDAFEDPDVESDQLYGAVNPTRVIGLNSTLSLGQSLTVDVLFEHQGGHYLPNYTGYQNGRRGAWYPCYEIQDKIFAAAAGDPGALDDVTALERGKCATNAFGGYNSAFWIESADFWKWRSLAVTYQLPSDLVASFASRASVTFAGTNLLTWTDYSGADPEVEDFYDRSEGGIYDGLTDYGRREYYNIPAPRSFLLSLRVTF